The nucleotide window gccagcagagcaggttcaattcccgtaccagcctccccggaatgtggcgactaggggcttttcacagtaacttcatttgaagcctacttgtgacaataagcgattttcatttcattcatttcacatatcagataccagaaatgttggggaacgccgcaattagtgagagggaggaactgaaggacatcaatattaggagagaaatggtgtttgtgaaattgatgggattgaaagctgataaatccccagggactAATAATCTGCAGCCCAAAGTACTTAAAGAAGTGGCTGTAGAAATAGTGgaagcattggtggtcatcttccaggattctatagactctggaacagttcctgcagattggagggtggcttatgTAACTCACTATTTAAAAAGCGATATAGAGAGAAAACCAGGAATTATAGACTAGTAAACCTGACATTGaccgtggggaaaattctagactccattatcaaagattttatcacaaagcacttagaaaacagtggcaggatcggacagagtcagcatgaatttatgaagaggaaatcatgcttgacaaatctactggaattcttcgagggtgtaactggtagagttgattaggggcagccagtggatgtggtatatttggactttcagatggcttttgacaaagtcccgcagaagatattagtgtgtaaaattgaaGCAAATGGGATCAGCAgtactgtattgagatggatagaaaactggttggcagacggaAACAAAGTATAGGAATTaataggtctttttcaaattgtaaggcagtgactagtggggtacggcagggatcggtgctcgaTCCCCACAgagtcacaatatatattaatgatatttttaaatatttaaagtacccaattctttcatttcaattaaggggcaattgagcgtggccaatccacctaccctgcacatctttgggttatgggggtgagactcaagcagacatggggtgaatgtgtctccacacagacagtgttcctGGGCAAGATTGAATCCTGGtcatcagcaccgtgaggcagcagtgctaacctctgtgccaccccaTATATTAAggatttagatgaaggaacagaatgaaatatctccaaatttgcagatgccaccAAGTTGCTtggaagggtgagctgtggggaggatgcagagatccttcagtgtgatttagagaaggtgagtgagtgggcaaatgaatggcggaTACAGTATAagttggagaaatgcgaggttatccactttggtagcataaACGAGTAGGCAGACTATTAGCTGAATGGCCAtagattaggagaggggaatgtgcaacgagacctgggtatcctcgtacgccagtcactgaaggtaagcatggagctacagcaggcggtaaagaaggcaaacggtatgctagccttcattgcgagccgattcgagtacaggagcagggatatcttgctgtcattatacagggccttggcgaggccatACCTAGAATACCTGTGTGCAGTTttaatctccttatctgaggaaggatgttcttgctctcgagggagtgcagcgaaggttcaccagattcctgggatgatgggactgacgtacgaggataGATTGAATCGGTTGGGATTGTAttccttggagttcagaagaatgagggatctAATAGAATCTAAAATATTgtaacaggacttgacagggtagatgcaggaaagattttcccAATGCGGGAGTGTACAGTACCagaggtcgcagtctgaggatacggggtagaccatttagacagagatgaggagaaatttcttcaaccagagagtggtgagtctgtgggatttgttaccagaggaaatagttgaggccaatacgttgtttgttttcaagaagcaggtggatatagcacttagggcgaagggaatcaaaggatatggaggggaaagcgggattgggctattgagttggatgataagccatgatcataatgaatggcggggcaggtgcaaagggccaaattatctcttcctgctcctattttctatgtaatcccttcccacactaagagcaggtgaatggcctttccccagtgtgaattcgctgatgtctccACAGAGTGAGTAAAGCACAGAATCTCTGCCCACTCTAAGAGCAGATGAACGGTTTCTCcacagtgtgaattcgctggtgtttccgcaggtgggataactgaatgaatcgcatcccgcactgagagcaggcgaatggcctctccccagtgtgaactcgctggtgtatctgcaggttggatgactgaatgaatcccttcccacacttagagcaggtgaatggcttctccccagtgtgaactcgctggtgtgtctgcaggctggataaagcacggaatctctgcccacactgagagcaggttaatggcttctctccagtgtgaactcgctgatgtacctgcaggctggataactgtgtgaatcctttcccacactgagagcaggcgaatggcctctccccagtgtgaactcgctgatgtacctgcaggctggataactgtgtgaatcctttcccacattgagagcaggtgaatggcttctctccagtgtgaactcgctggtgtacctgcaggctggataactgactgaatctcttcccacactgagagcaggtgaatggcttctctccagtgtgaactcgctggtgtacctgcaggctggataactgagtgaatcccttcccacactgagagcaggtgaatggcttctctccagtgtgaaccccCTGGTGTATGTGAAGgttagataactgagtgaatctcttcccacactgagagcaggtgaatggcctctccccagtgtgactgcgttgatgaatCTCCACCTCAGATGgggctctgaatcccttcccacagtccccacatttccacggtttctccatgttttgggtctcctcgtgtttctccagattggacaatcacTGGAAGCCTTGGCTACACACAGAATATGTGCACTGtcgctcctcactgtgaatggtgtggtgTTTTTTCAATTTGTGCAACCCGCTGAaaatctttccacagtcagttcactggaagtcTCTCAGTCGGGTGTGTGtagtgtgggtctcggtgcttttccagtcacactgatgtttccacagtcagttcactggaactctctcactcggttgtgtgttgtgtgggtctcggtgcttttccaagtCACGCTcacatttaaaatcttttgaagccgacagatcAGACAAATATTTCTCCTTCTCGTCGATGATATTCAGAGCCCGATGATATTCGGATTAGAAGGAATCGAGCGAGTTTGTCACAtcgagacgtgatgtttgagatttctgtctataattcctccccttccaatatcctttaaaaacaattttcaaaagtcatcattgttagtacaggatagaaattcagaacagacaattctagtttctatggaacattATTTAGTCTCTCGTtttccaaaagctgtaaatctccatcccacacaatctccctccattctcactctgctgtatctaatattcatcctcccatttctcctgaaggtgctgattcaggctgattaacagatccaagctcagctcactgcttcctgaccaggacacagagattaaaataggagcaagagtaggccattcggcccaccgagtctgctcatccattcaatgagatccttggccgatctacctcagcgcCATTTTCCCAcacgatccccatatcccttgatatcttcaacatctagaaacctatcaatatttgtcttgagcATACTTGATGACTGAGactccacattcctctggggtagagaattccaaagcttcaccacatcctcaagtgaaaaaatccctcctcatctcagctttctctctattttcctgcctgaaccccataacccttaagtccattgtcaataaaatatctgtctaacttgtgctttaatatattcaatgacaccCCCCTTGACTCCACtgctccctgtggaagagaaatccaaagactaaccTTCAGaacataatattctttattagtgtcacaagtaggctgacattaagtctgcaatgaagcaactgtgaaaagcccctattcgccgacacctgttcggggacacagagggagaattcaaaatgtccaatgtcatctaacagcacgtcttttgagacttgtgggaggaaaccggagcaccgggaggaaaccatgcagacatggggagaacgtgcagactctgcacagagtgacccaagccggggtcaaacccaggtccctggtgctgtaaagcaacactgTGTGACGGTCCACTACATCAGATATATCTCTTCCCAATATTAATTTACTGCCCCCTTAaacgtcagccatctcctggggaaaccagcccttaaATTGGGAACATTAGGAAAgggaccatccttttagccagacaaataaatgaatcAAGCTGAGGGACACTGCAGTCTGATGCAATAACCCTCGGGCACTAGGACCTGGCCGGGTGAGACTACGTAGCCTCGCAGACGTCaccgcacccgcgcatgcgcgccgctCCAtttgaatcaagatggcggctgtTGAATTATGCCTGATATCAGGAAAAGACCCGAAGCTGCAAACGCAGGACCTACAGGTACGTCTTCCTGGTTTAGGGCCTTCACTCGGTGTTTAGAAACTCTCTCACTTCAGAGTGGGCTCTATCGCTTCCTCCAGATTTCCGCATCCTTACCCGCTGCCCACGAGGCAAAGAAGCGTCTCTTTCCCAGGCGCCACCACACGCCGCGCATACTCCAACTACTCCCGGAAatgcgcctgcgcactgctgtcCTGCGGTGTCGATCGGGGACATTCACCACCGCGGCGAATGCCGGGTAATGGAAGCGCCATTGATTATCCCAATTAGTGACTAGTGATTTCTGTTTGCTATGATGTGAAGATTGGGCGAGTGTGATAAAAATCATACATAAATCCAAGTAAGAGGGAGACATGTGACGTAGTGGTCAGCAGTGggactaaggcgctgaggacctaaGGCGCATGCTGGACTGGAATTGTGTTCATTGctttctgtagtttctgatggtcttgggctgagcagttgccacagcaggttgtgatgcagccagataggatgttttcctaGCATGTTTTCCTGTATCTGTAAAAATCGTAAGACTCAACGTGAACATGCTggatttccatagtttcctgaggaagtatcatagatatcatagagtttacagtgcagaaggaggccattcggcccatcgagtctgcactggctcttggaaagagcaccctacccaaggtcaacacctccaccttgtccccataacccagtaaccccacccaacactaagagcaggtttggacacgaagggcaatttatcatggccactccacctaacctgcacatctttggactgcgggaggaaactggagcatccggaggaaacccacgcacacacggggaggatgtgcagactccgcacagacagtgacccaagccgcaattgaacctgggaccctggagctgtgaagcaattgtgctacccacaaggctacaggcgctgttatgctttcctggtcgtagcgtcgatgtgggaagCCCTATCCATCTAATATTGGAAAATAGATATCTAACGAGAGGGAAGTCAATTTGTGTAtcctttttagcgtggccaatccacctaccctgcacatctttggggctgagatccatgcagacacagggagaacaattTATGTATCCTTAATGAACATCAATATGCAGAGAGGAAGATGAAAAGCCTTTAAACATCTCACTTGGCACAGAACTGTCTGAAACTCGAAACAGGAGCTTTAGGAAATCAAAGTACTGACAAATAGCCAACTGCCCAGTTGATGGAAGACattcttaaaatataaatttttggACCttagttcgaatcctggcttgggtcattgtctgtgcggagtctgcacgttctccccatgtctgcgtaggtttcctccgggtgctccggtttcctcccacagtccacgggttaggtgaaatggacattatgaattctccctcagtgtacccgaacagtaacttcattgcagtgtaagcctatttgtgacactaataaaaaaaaagacattcacTCACTTGACTGAGCAACTCAGGTTCCAGCCCTCATGTCTGGTGACTGACCTCACTGCTCCCTTGCCCTTCTGGCCTCTGAGCTCCTCTTGCTGCTGTTTCCCAGGACAATCAGTGTCCACTCTCCTACATTACTCTGTCTGATCGAGTTCAGAGGCTCAGAGGAGGAAAGAAATGAGAACATGAATCTGAATTCAGAAATTCAGTTGAAGAAACATGATAAACTGAAGGATTTAAGTCACAGTATTTGATTGCAATTAATATATTAATTTTGTCTGACACTTATGCGGAATGGAAGCAAATTATGTTTGTTATTTTATATTGTTCTTCTTTTCTATGGTTTTAACACATCATCTTTCTTTTTTCTTACATTTAAATGGTGGACCATGCTACCCAGAATTCTCTGCATGGGCGAATAcagatattttagtttattaacaACTCCATATTACAAAAGAACACAGCTGAATACAAAACAATCAGCAATACAGGAAAAATATCCACAATACACCAAaactagacattctgaattctccctcagtgtacccgaacagacgccggaatgtggcgactcgggaattttcggagtaacttcattgcagttaatgtaagcctacttgtgacaataaagattattgttacaaaacagaaaccaatgaataatcaacaagaaaacaaaacCACCAGATTTCACGCCAGCACACGCCCACCACTACATCAGCAGAAAGGCTCCCAAACAAGCAGCACAGACCGCTGGAAAAGGACACACTGATATGGGGCATggcggaagggagagagagagaacacccaTCCCAAGTGGGAGCACAGTTCAACCCAGAAACAGTCGTTTATGTGAGTGCATCCTatcttagtgggcagcacggtagcattatggatagcacaatcgcttcacagctccagggtcccaggttcgattccggcttgggtcactgtctgtgtggagtctgcacatcctccctgtgtgtgcgtgggtttcctccgggtgctccggtttcctcccacggtccaaagatgtgcagattaggtggattggccatgataaatagcccttagtgtccaaaattgcccttaatgttgggtggggttactgggttatggagatagggtggagttgttaaccttgggtagggtgctctttccaggagccggtgcagactcgatgggccgaatggcctccttctgcactgtaaattctatgttctatcttaatCAAAAAGACTGGAATGCGCATGTACAGAAAGGCTGAGCAGACCATTTAAAAGCAGGATGggcattggatgcagaagcaatttggGCTGGAGTGGAGATAGAGGAGATGCTGCTGGGTTTAACCTATTGGACTGGGATTTAGGAGgacgaacaggccattcggccctccaatccagttccaccattcaatataattagggctgatctggttgtggtctcagttCCCCTTGCCTGTCTGCACCACCAACATCATCACCCAGAAccattgactcccttgtctatcaaaaatctatcatcCAACAGTGCCTTAAATAAATTCAATaccccagcctccactgttctctggggaattccacagactaatgaacctcggaaacaaaaacattatCCTCATTTTAGCCTTCACGTTCTTCCCATCTCTCATTCTTAAAGCGTGTCACCTCATTCTAGTCTTTCCCATGGGTCCAAAACCGTCCTCATTTTCTTCCTCCTCTGAACCCCATCAGACAGAGTAATGTAGGAGAGAGGACACTGATTGTCTTGGGAAAGGTGTGTAATCGGCGGGGCTTCGTTGTCTATTCCCGGCCTGGTCCTAGTGCCCGAAAAAGCATCGTTCTGGCAACAAGATAAACAACTTCACCCATCCCCAGGCTGCAGTCGCTAAGAGTGCATGAAGCCATGGATATACTCAGGGTGAGAGGTTACAGCCTCTGTATAGTTTCCTGAAGGGGCTGCTCCTCAACTTTGGTTACACTTGAGCCCCAGGCTCCTAATCTTTGGCTGTCCAGTGTGGAGGAGGCTGGGTAAATCAGAAGTacttctcctggacctgttcttggATCAGGTTAACACAGAAATTTGTTGAACCTCAATGAGCAGTTTCTCTGGAGGTTGGGCGCCTGTCAGACTGCCTTACAACGTTTCATTGAAAGGGAGCAGTGGTGTCCACTGGTACGCTTGCTACCTTCCACAACTGGTGGGAAACATGGTAAAGAGCAACTCCAAAACACTGGAAGCAACATTCTGGTTTAGTTAGGAAGCTTCCCT belongs to Scyliorhinus canicula unplaced genomic scaffold, sScyCan1.1, whole genome shotgun sequence and includes:
- the LOC119959653 gene encoding zinc finger protein 239-like; translation: MEKPWKCGDCGKGFRAPSEVEIHQRSHTGERPFTCSQCGKRFTQLSNLHIHQGVHTGEKPFTCSQCGKGFTQLSSLQVHQRVHTGEKPFTCSQCGKRFSQLSSLQVHQRVHTGEKPFTCSQCGKGFTQLSSLQVHQRVHTGERPFACSQCGKGFTQLSSLQVHQRVHTGEKPLTCSQCGQRFRALSSLQTHQRVHTGEKPFTCSKCGKGFIQSSNLQIHQRVHTGERPFACSQCGMRFIQLSHLRKHQRIHTVEKPFICS